The genome window TTACTAGCCTACAAATTCAACCATTGCCCCTTTCCAGCTGCTATCGTGGTCTGTGAAGGCACCACAAACCCAGAGGAACTAGCAAAACCCATTACTACCCTATCAAAAATCATTATTAGCCTATCAAAACTCATCACTAGCGCACAAATTCAACCATTACCCCTTTCCAGCTGCTATCGTGTTCTCTGAGGGTGGCACAAACCCAGAGGAACTGTATAAAGAGGCAGCCTTGTACACGGTGGAGTCCCTGTGGCCGAAcacaaccactgctgctgctgtggccgAGATCGTGGCTTCCTACTATTACTCCAGTCACGCCAGACACGACCTCAACACTCTGGCCGAGGAAATGACGGAggtaagtaaaagaaataaaagaaaaagaaggaaaaggaaagaaaagaaagtgaaagctGCATCATTGAAGTCTCTTAGTctttataagtttttttttttttcttctctagcGTGTAATATATAAGTTTGATTTACGAGTACATAGTTTGAATTTATATTATGTCCTCTAGGTAAAGAAACATTACGACTGTCTGCATTGTATTAtgatatttagattttttttttttttttttttttttggttatgtTACAGACCACAATAATGCTTTGATATATAAGCTGTAAACCTTCGTAGTCAGTTTTATAAGGCTTTGGTAGGTAATGTGAGAGTAATAATAGGGAAAGTTGAGATAATATATGTTGTCTGGAAGTAGGTAtagaatagtctctctctcatgtttaatTTGGCCATAAGAGATGTGCAACTCAGATATATTTAAGAACTGCCTTAACtgattattaacacacacatatacaccccTCCTTAGGCCTTCACTGACACACTGTTCACGTCATGCATTTGGGAAGCTGCTGGCCTCTATGCCGCCTCCGCCAGAACTCCTGTCTACACGTGAGTACTGCTTCTATATTGCCATCACTTTGTTGAATTACGGCACTTCATCAGACACCAGTATTGACTAACGAGGTCAACATGTGGCATATTCAGGTCTATCTCCTATAGCCCTGAACAATGTGTGGGGGGTGGTTGCAATGAGAAGTCCCAGAATATGACTGACAAAATGGTTAGAAGGCCCCACCCTACCTCTGACATAAGTAAATTAATTGAACAAAAACTagtaaaagataagaataaatttgaaatagaaaagtaaaaagaaaaatcatatgaaaaagataaaatgtatGTGTTAGAGCAAAGGAGTATTGATGATAATTAGCAGTAGGATACAACGCCAGCCAAGGAGGACTAgaaatgtgtgtgcatgtgtgtggtcCCCCTCTGCAGGTATCTGATGGAGCACCAcgaccctgcctcaccctcctACACAGCCCCACTCTTTGGGCCGGCAGAGGGTGCAGGAGTGGCTGGCTTGGGGCGTTCTGATCTGCTTTTCGGCGCTTCACACGGGGATGACCTCGCCCTGCTCTTCACGCTGCCCTACCGCCTTGGCACACCAGGCCCCAGAGACCACCGGATGTCCTTGATGCTGGCTGACATGTGGGCAGCCTTCATGCACACCGGGTGAGTCACCAACCAATAAAGCAAAGTCCTCAAGTCAGGTGCAATGTACTGAAGCAATGGGTGCTGCTGTATTCAGATGTTTAAGTAATATATAATGTACAAGTCAAATGTAATCAAATGTGCTTCTCATTAATGCAATTCTTTATTTCCCCCCACAATCCACTCCACACCAGTATTCCTTACAAGAGCACCTTTGCAGATCTCCACAGGAAGGGGAAGCCAGCCAGCTGCCGCCCTGGGAGCCCCTGAGGCCTGGCGAGCCCGTCCTGTACTACACCATATCCTTCAGCCCCACCATGTCCTTCAAGCCCTTCAGGAACAAGGTGATAACACACTGGCTGCACGGTGACAATAGACTGTTTATTCTTAACAATATCTACAGGATACACACTACAGCTGTCACTGCTGAGGACTCAAATAAACATAACCCTGATTTCAGGAGCAGAATCTATGGCACCAGACTCTCTATCACGTGGACTCCACATCTGAAGTGTCATATGCATTCTCTGTGGCCACATGGGCACTGCTGGCTctggtgttgttattggtgatggcaatagtggtggtgtgtgtcagtgtgtggatGTTGCGCCGCAAGGACAAGTACCCTGGTGGCTCCCTGACACTCAGGCACAGGATCTCTCGCAACCCATCCATCACTGGTTCTTTCAACACCTAGTCACCAGCAGCCCCCCAGGCACTCACAGGTATGGTGGCCAATGGCTCACCATAATAGTACTACTTGAACTGCTGAGTCTAAATAAACTATTGTTGAGCATTATATCaacaaaatatgaacaaaattgTCCGGGAGTTGAGAATCATATTAAGAGTATGTGTATCATTGTTTACTGAATGAAAGGGTGATACTATGGGACGGCTGTTAATGAAGTTTGTTTAGTATCCATCAGTGTGATGCAGCGCGGAGGGTGGACATCACCCAGGAGGTGCCAGGCACCAAGCACTGCTGTGGCACAGGTCCTACAGGGTGACATAACTAGTAACTTAAGAGTTGTATGTACAGTATATAATTTCCTTTAATTTAAGGTGAGTGTCTCAAAGATATGTATGTTGAAATTACtgagttaaaagaaaattattatatttttattttttaatttctgGTAATGTACAGGTTTTGGCAGTACTAGTTTTCATAGAGTGCCAAATAAATATAACTATGTACACTGATTTGTACACCACACAATAGTTCTTTATAGGTTTTTTATGTAAAATAAATTCATCTTACACACAAATTATCTTTAAAACAGACAATGAATTTAGCTTTCATGCAAAttttaaaaatgaaaataagtttgAGAGTTCTGTTGGTGGTTTTATTGAGTAAGTCTGGGTCCAGAcaaggtggcagtggtggacaGCGAGTCATGATGCATGTAGTATTCCACTCCCCGTAACATTTCACACAAGACAGTGGATAATTCAATGGATAATTCAAGTGCTTCACCATCAACACTATTCCATTGAGGAGGATATTTACAGCCTGTTCTtcaaaaattattaaacaataaaaaaaaaaaaaaaaataatgaaaaaatacttGTTGGGAGTAAGTTGGCTACTACTGTGGAGGCTTGTAGGCGATCTTCCTGCTCTTCAGTACGGCCCACTTATGTCTCTTGATGTAGTAGGTTATACTGAACAGCATGGAGAACATCATCAATGCCTTCAGGGCCATCTTCTTGCGGTCGTCGTGCTCAGGCTCAGCGGCCCACTTCAGGAACACGGACACATCCTTGGCCATCTGGGAGGCAGTGGCTGGTGTGCCGTCGCTGTATTCCATCACCTGCAATGGACCACATCACTCtgtcactgccatcaccaccactctgaaactcctacctgcttctgtatttcctcttcctatgaCCTGCACTCATTTAAGGAGGTTGTTTCAAGACATTATCCCATTCCTTTGGATGACTCTCTTGAACCTAATTGGAAATTGTcatctcagtgggtcttttttatttaattgtttttgttgcccttccccatatttcccctcttacataagaaaaacaaatacaaaaatactcCCATTGTGGTCATTCTACTGTAGTCAGTTCAAAACACTTCCAGCAGGGTGAGAGACCAGACCTGATGACCACAAAACTAGTCACTGGGAAAAGTTTATTGTTTAACAAGTAAAGTAGAAcagtcaaccaccaccactcatgaatggactgactgactgactgactcaataTAACAACAATTGTGACCTTCATTCTTGGACCAAGGGACAAAGGAGCATCTTTATATcatctgcctctgtctgtctctcttgaaataagataaatcaGCCAAGCTTTCTTGTCTGGTCTAATACAGCAGCCCCTGGCCCCAAGAAAGCCTAAGCCACCTTGATTTGAAATTTTTAGGCCTAATTTGCCAAGGTATCTCTGGGAAATTAATTAAAATGTTTATTGCTTCAAGGTAGCACAGTGAAGTGTTGGCAGGAAAAAACTTGGACACCACTACCAAGAACTGGTTACTCTGAATCCTGCTCGTCAACAGACTTACAAATTTGTCTTCAAAGCAAAACTATGGAGCTAAAAATCTTGTCCTCCTGAGTCTTTCTACCAATGAACCAGAAATATTCTCACACCCTCAGGGACAGACAAGGTGTGGTATGAATTATGTAAAAAGTATTTATGTGTATCAAGGCAGCAAGTGACAACCCACCTCATTGTAGAGTGCCTGAGCCATGCCGATAGCACCTCCCACAAAGTAAGGGTTGTAGTAGAGGCCTTCCCTGACGCTGACACCCGCTGGTGGGTCACAGTAGCCGGTCAGCAGTGAGAAGATGTAGTTCTGTAACAGCAGTGGTCATTACTACATGCTCACTTCCCATTGGCACATGCTACTTAACATTAAATCAGTGAACACAGGACCGGATAGTCATCCTCACTTACTTCAGTTAACAAAGAGGACTGAACTACAAATAAATGGAGTTCCTAGATGATCACATATGTACAATAGCTGTCATGCAGATGTTTATAAAGGTtcgtaagaagagaaaagtaagtaatCTGAATTTTAAATCCTGAATACCATTAAAGATTTCTGCTCATTATTTGCATCAGCATAACCACAAACAATTCAAAAAGGACCCCCACTCAAGGCATCATGCTCCTCCCGGCACCCACCTCCCCTCCGTGGCGGGCTGAGGTAATGTAAGAGAGATCTGGGGGCAGAGCACCGTTGTTGGCAGAGCGAGCGGCCTCATCGTTGGGGTAAGGGTTGGGGAAGTAGTCAGAGAGCTTGCCAGGCCTCTTGAACATCATGCCCTCATCATCGGGGCCATCATCAATCTGCAAAGTGATGAGTCTTGAAAGTAAGAACATTAAGAACActtgaaaataaggaatatttTATGAAGCTATTGAGCCTACaagtggtatatatatatatatatatatatatatatatatatatatatatatatatatatatatatatatatatatatatatatatatatatatatatataaagcttttcgccttatcaactcttctcctctaactgactgtcttgattctttaagtcaccgcaatgttgcatctttatctgtcttcaccgctgttttcatgctgtctgctcttctgaacttgctaactgcatgccttccccctcctgcggcctcgctgcacaagactctctacttcttctcatccctattctgtccatcttcctaatgcaagagttaaccagtatcttcactccttcattccctacactggtaaactctggaactctctacctgtgtctgtatttccacctgcctatgacttaaactctttcaaaagaggagtgtcaagacacctcttacgttaactggaccctccttttagattttttgtttttctttctacttcctcttaacagggcctggcaaccagcggatttttttttccaacactttgtttgcccttggccagtgcccttgtaatgtaaaaaaaaaaaaaaaaaatatatatatatatatatatatatatatatatatatatatatataaagccatCTATTGACAACTATCATCCCTATCCATGAATTAATCTGATCCTTTAAAACATCTgaatccattccattcatcaaccactgaTACAAGATCAATTCTTAACTTTCCTTCAAGACCCACAGCTACAACACCCTGACCTGttcccaccctcccttcctgtctcaccactgttgctgctgttgctgcggcTCACCTGCACACCCATGGCCTCCTCCTTGGCCTCCGCTTCAGTGTGGGACACACCCACCAAGTTACGGAAGGCAATGTACTTCATGGAATGGCAGGCGGCACACACATTCTTGTACACCTGCCAAGGAACACCACAAGAATTATTGCTTGGCCAAACACATTCTTTTCTGAttgaagaaagtaagagaggatAGAGGATAAAGAGCAatagaacagtaaaaataaaagaataatcaaACCAAGGAAACAGAGAACTTAGCAGCAAAgaggacaacaacaaagacataaaaaaacaacacacagatAGCTAACCTCCTTTTGTTGACACATAACAGACAAAACTGAGGGAGCACAAAGAGCAGGAGAGCAATAGAACAGAACAACCTAACCAAGGGAAAAGACAACTAGTAAGAACAACAATGAAGAGTAACCTAAGTGACAACCCAGTCcatacaaaacactaaaaaaacaacaaaaacacaacactggGTCACCTCATAGCCACGGCGAATGGAGGCGTGGTCCAGAGATGAGAAGACGCCATCATGTGACCAGGGGAACTTAGCGGTGTGGAGCTCAAGATCGGACGCCTTCACGGACTGGTTGAGAGCGTATGCCAGCCCTGCCGCACCGCCTCCCACCACACCCATCGCAGCCAACACCTGTGGAACCATTGGggtcatgatgagagagagagagagagagagagagagaatttagtttATTTCATCTCATCTTGCATAATTAAATAAtgtgcccagagagagagagagagagagagagagagagagagagagagagagagagagagagagagagagagagagagagagagagagagagagagagagagagagagactaaggcaATGGTATGAACTGtgcaaagaaagacaggaagacggagagaaaataaagtgtaTATCCAAAGACAGCATAGCCAAGAAAATGACACCCCTGCTGGAACACTTACGGCTTTCCTAGCGGTGGCCATGTCCCTCAGGGTGGAGAACTTGGCACTCTGCTGTAGAAGACAAAACTTATGAGCTCAAACAAGTCGGGCATTCTATAACGAGCAGAGTTAGCACTTAGTGAGGAcaacatttatcccattcttttgattaactctctcggacctgctcgggaactggcatctaagtggggctttcttgtttaatgtttttttgttgcccttagtcaGATTTCTTCCCTTacactgaagagaaaaaaataaataaatagaaaataaaatgacactCCTCACTACTTAGCTACAAGACTGAAGTTTCTGTTCAGTGAGGTAAAAGTTACTATGGGAAAGATGAAGCATGTTGGTGAACtcttgaactccctgcctgcttctgtatttccatcttccttaaacctgaactcatttaagagggagaaggtttcaagacatttattctatttttttggcAAACTCTCTTGGACCTACTTGGGGACTGCcatctcagtgggtctttttgtttaaccccttcaatactgggacacatttttaccttgagatttgtgaacatagataattttattgatatcaggaagggtctatggaggtcaggagattaatggtcaagtcttcactatttacacCCCATATAAGTGgaggcctaacctaaccaaggcCAAGGGGACGTCCAAAGAACTCATGGTTGCAGCATTgatgcctcttgctgggagttacttggcatgggaagTGAGCCTGCATGGAGAATTGCGAGGTGTAACTGCCTGGAGTGGCATCATAGGGTGGGCGAGGCGACGCGCTCCCTGGCATATGCCCCCCacgtgattgattgattaagaagtttctgaagcagtataaaatcaccaaatagtaagcagaatgaatatgaaaatgcatcacagtactgaaggggttaattgtttttgttgtccttggctaaAATTCacctattacataaaaaaatctcTGAGTAAAAGATACAAACTAAGAAAGAGACATTACAATTGAAGGCAACACTTCTTATTTGCTAATATCCATCTTATACATtttcatgcttgaatacaatctAACTCTTACAAACACATAACACTGTAACAGTGATGACACCTCTATCCCTGCCATGTACCTTTGGCGTGTTTGAATGAATGGAGATAAGATAATGCCCAGGAATAACACCCACCATAAAAGACAGAGAACTTGAAATGGCAAAGAATTAATGAacataaagcaaaaagaaaaaaacaatccaTGGTTGGCAATGTCTGCAGGGGCATGGGTGTATAGTTCTACCTACATACCATCCCCTGAGCTATTACACAAGAAAATGTGGTTAGATTAGTagtttttgttaggttaggtaagataataTTAATTGACTTATATAACAATGAGATACATA of Portunus trituberculatus isolate SZX2019 chromosome 32, ASM1759143v1, whole genome shotgun sequence contains these proteins:
- the LOC123511978 gene encoding cytochrome c1, heme protein, mitochondrial-like, whose amino-acid sequence is WLYNVLYKGAHHLLSPRPCIIAKMAAVACRGVRTVLGKSAGTSILTHQSAKFSTLRDMATARKAVLAAMGVVGGGAAGLAYALNQSVKASDLELHTAKFPWSHDGVFSSLDHASIRRGYEVYKNVCAACHSMKYIAFRNLVGVSHTEAEAKEEAMGVQIDDGPDDEGMMFKRPGKLSDYFPNPYPNDEAARSANNGALPPDLSYITSARHGGENYIFSLLTGYCDPPAGVSVREGLYYNPYFVGGAIGMAQALYNEVMEYSDGTPATASQMAKDVSVFLKWAAEPEHDDRKKMALKALMMFSMLFSITYYIKRHKWAVLKSRKIAYKPPQ